The Acidobacteriota bacterium genome has a segment encoding these proteins:
- a CDS encoding serine hydrolase — translation MSNPNRLFASVLCALFVAASAVAQVPAGETEIVPSKGYKRLAMERSAEMDSLVKSAVDEVSAAKGLKLEDVAVSLIDLRGDAAKWGEHRGESRIYPASVVKMFYLVTIHQQLADGKLTMTKELERGVRDMIVTSSNEATQYIVDVLTNTSSGGELPVKEFELWSYRRNRMNRYFTAMGYTNINVNQKTHCEDAYGVEQQFRDYRGQNRNMLTANASARLMAEIARGLAVSPERSKQMLEVLKRDPYATGREANSQAVDFAGRALLDLKIEGAKLWSKAGWTSRTRHDAAYIETPDGLRFAVAVFTENNSNNKDIIPLIVGKLIEGMRKK, via the coding sequence ATGTCCAACCCAAATCGTCTTTTCGCTTCGGTTTTATGTGCTCTTTTCGTCGCCGCTAGCGCTGTTGCACAGGTGCCGGCGGGTGAGACGGAGATCGTTCCTTCAAAGGGCTACAAGCGGCTCGCGATGGAGCGATCGGCGGAGATGGATTCGCTCGTCAAGTCGGCGGTCGATGAAGTATCTGCGGCAAAAGGGCTGAAGCTAGAGGACGTAGCCGTTTCGCTCATCGACCTTCGCGGCGACGCGGCAAAGTGGGGTGAGCATCGCGGCGAGTCACGGATCTATCCGGCGAGCGTCGTGAAGATGTTCTATCTTGTGACGATTCACCAGCAGCTCGCCGATGGGAAGCTCACGATGACAAAGGAGCTCGAACGCGGCGTTCGCGATATGATCGTCACCTCCTCTAACGAGGCGACGCAGTACATCGTCGACGTCCTGACCAATACCTCAAGCGGCGGCGAACTACCCGTGAAGGAGTTCGAGCTTTGGTCCTACCGGCGGAACCGGATGAACCGCTACTTTACCGCGATGGGCTACACGAACATCAACGTTAACCAGAAAACACACTGCGAAGATGCCTACGGCGTCGAGCAGCAGTTTCGGGATTATCGCGGACAGAACCGCAATATGCTGACGGCAAATGCCTCGGCACGGCTGATGGCGGAGATCGCCCGCGGGCTCGCCGTTTCTCCCGAACGAAGCAAGCAGATGCTTGAGGTGCTCAAACGCGACCCATATGCGACTGGCCGCGAGGCGAACAGCCAGGCGGTCGATTTTGCCGGCAGGGCACTGCTCGACCTTAAGATCGAGGGCGCAAAGCTCTGGTCCAAGGCCGGATGGACAAGCCGGACGCGGCACGACGCGGCCTACATCGAAACGCCGGACGGCCTCCGTTTTGCCGTCGCCGTCTTTACTGAAAACAATTCGAATAACAAAGACATCATCCCGCTGATAGTCGGAAAATTGATCGAGGGAATGAGGAAAAAATGA
- a CDS encoding amino acid permease, which yields MTEEKLVRGISRWDLTAILINTIIGAGIFGLPAKVHALIGTWSLVAFFACAIIISFIVVCYAEVSSRFTATGGPYLYAREAFGPLVGFEVGWLYWIVRVTSFAANCNLLITYFGFFVAEADKGAFRVAMISVIVLGIFAVNLAGVKQSAIMTNIFTAGKLIPLFVFVAVGIFFINPANFTFDAVPEYGAFTSAVLLLIYAFVGFEVGVVMGGETKDPQRSTPFALFVALGIVATLYILIQVVSIGTLPGLAQSERPLADAGALFLGTFGAAFITVGALISILGNLNVGFLGSSRLLFAMSEKGELPAGLSRTHERFKTPWVSILLTSVVIFFLTIYSTFLTALAIATITRLLVYATTCLALPVFRRRGDAPEAKFSAPLGILAAVLSLGLIAWLLTRVDFNREAVPIIVAAGIGLVIYFIHKAFDRRPKADAS from the coding sequence ATGACAGAAGAAAAGCTTGTCCGCGGGATCAGCCGATGGGACCTCACCGCGATCCTGATCAACACGATAATCGGCGCCGGTATCTTTGGGCTGCCCGCAAAGGTCCATGCCTTGATCGGCACCTGGAGCCTGGTCGCCTTCTTCGCCTGTGCGATTATCATCAGTTTTATCGTCGTCTGCTATGCCGAGGTCTCGAGCCGCTTCACGGCAACGGGCGGGCCATATCTCTACGCCCGCGAGGCATTTGGGCCCCTCGTCGGTTTTGAGGTCGGCTGGCTTTATTGGATCGTCCGGGTTACGTCCTTTGCCGCAAACTGCAACCTGCTGATCACCTACTTCGGCTTTTTCGTCGCCGAGGCAGACAAGGGCGCGTTTCGCGTCGCCATGATCTCGGTCATCGTGCTCGGCATTTTTGCCGTTAACCTCGCCGGCGTAAAGCAATCGGCGATAATGACCAACATCTTCACGGCCGGGAAGCTGATTCCGCTCTTTGTTTTCGTCGCGGTCGGTATTTTCTTTATTAACCCGGCAAATTTCACCTTTGACGCGGTGCCGGAATACGGAGCCTTTACGAGTGCGGTGCTTCTATTAATATACGCATTCGTCGGCTTTGAGGTCGGCGTTGTGATGGGCGGCGAGACGAAAGACCCACAGCGGAGCACGCCCTTCGCGCTCTTTGTTGCATTGGGAATAGTGGCAACGCTTTACATTTTGATCCAGGTGGTCAGCATCGGAACCCTGCCGGGGCTTGCCCAATCGGAGCGCCCGCTCGCCGATGCCGGTGCACTTTTTCTCGGCACATTCGGTGCTGCATTTATCACGGTCGGAGCATTGATCTCGATACTCGGCAACCTCAACGTCGGTTTTCTCGGCAGCTCGCGACTTCTCTTCGCAATGTCGGAAAAAGGCGAACTGCCGGCCGGGCTTTCGCGGACTCATGAGCGGTTCAAAACCCCTTGGGTCTCGATCCTCCTGACCTCGGTCGTCATATTCTTCCTTACGATCTATTCAACGTTCCTGACCGCACTCGCCATCGCGACCATCACGCGTCTGCTCGTTTATGCGACAACGTGCCTTGCCCTCCCGGTCTTCCGCCGCCGCGGCGATGCACCGGAGGCCAAATTCTCAGCCCCGCTCGGCATCTTGGCCGCGGTGCTTTCGCTCGGTTTGATCGCCTGGCTGTTGACCCGCGTCGATTTCAACCGCGAGGCAGTTCCGATCATCGTCGCCGCGGGCATCGGACTCGTTATCTATTTCATCCATAAAGCATTTGACCGCAGGCCGAAGGCCGATGCGTCTTAA
- a CDS encoding NAD-dependent epimerase/dehydratase family protein, with translation MARKKTTAKAEKKILITGGTGFLGAEIVRQFLAAGEKNLRVMASSIPQWMTDAGVEPFAGSVTDRERVREAVKDASVIYHLAGKVSRDNDDAAAMNKIHVEGTRILCEAASAAGVQTMVLASSSGTIAVSEDEQVIDESFPPPVEIISRWAYYASKYYQERTALENFDGEGRKLVILNPTLLLGPGDERLSSTKIVLDFLGRKIPYCPSGGLSFVDTRDVAAAAINAAEKGRHQERYLMGAANLKFEEFFGRLERLSGVAAPRIRVPKNIAVAGAGIVDSVFRNWNRASPVEPGEVEQAEHFWYLDSSKAAEELGFLARDPQETLNETINYLRKEFLGANVFN, from the coding sequence ATGGCTCGTAAAAAGACCACGGCGAAGGCCGAAAAAAAGATACTCATTACCGGCGGGACCGGGTTTCTTGGTGCGGAGATCGTGCGGCAGTTTCTGGCGGCGGGTGAGAAGAACCTTCGGGTGATGGCTTCGAGCATTCCGCAGTGGATGACCGATGCAGGCGTCGAGCCCTTTGCGGGTTCGGTGACGGACCGCGAACGCGTTCGCGAGGCCGTTAAAGATGCGAGCGTGATCTATCACCTCGCCGGCAAGGTCTCGCGAGATAACGACGACGCGGCGGCGATGAATAAAATTCACGTCGAGGGCACGCGTATTCTTTGCGAAGCGGCGTCCGCGGCCGGAGTACAGACGATGGTGCTCGCCTCTTCGAGCGGGACGATAGCCGTCAGCGAAGATGAACAGGTGATCGACGAATCGTTCCCGCCACCGGTCGAGATAATCTCCCGCTGGGCCTATTACGCTTCGAAGTACTATCAGGAGCGAACGGCGCTTGAGAATTTCGACGGCGAGGGCCGCAAGCTCGTCATCCTCAACCCGACGCTGCTGCTCGGACCGGGCGATGAACGCCTTAGCTCGACAAAGATCGTGCTCGATTTCCTTGGCCGCAAGATACCCTATTGCCCATCGGGCGGCTTGAGCTTTGTCGATACCCGCGATGTTGCGGCGGCGGCGATCAATGCGGCTGAAAAAGGACGGCATCAGGAGCGATACCTGATGGGAGCGGCGAACCTAAAATTCGAGGAATTCTTCGGCAGGCTTGAGCGTTTGAGCGGCGTTGCTGCTCCGCGGATACGTGTTCCGAAGAACATTGCCGTCGCCGGAGCGGGCATCGTCGATTCTGTTTTTAGGAACTGGAACCGAGCATCGCCGGTCGAGCCGGGCGAGGTCGAGCAGGCCGAGCACTTCTGGTATCTCGATTCCTCAAAGGCCGCCGAAGAGCTCGGATTTTTAGCCCGCGATCCGCAGGAAACGCTTAACGAAACGATCAATTACTTGAGGAAAGAATTTCTCGGGGCCAACGTTTTCAATTAG
- a CDS encoding insulinase family protein, which produces MKKTFSFAIIAVLLSTIAFGQQKPSFKIDYQKFTLPNGLDVVFHIDRSDPVVAVSLTAHVGSAREKPGRTGFAHMFEHLLFLESENLGKGGLDKLSARIGGSGANGSTSRDRTNYLQTVPNDALEKMLWAEADKLGWFINTVTEPVLEKEKQVVKNEKRQGVDNVPYGHGQYVIDKALYPADHPYNWQVIGSLDDLQAATLDDVKDFFRRWYVPNNVTLVVAGDFDPVQAKKWVEKYFGEIRRGEDITPIEKRPGVVKETVKLFHEDNFARLPELTMAWPTVEQYHPDSYALNVLATYLTRGKRAPFYQVIVEDKKLAPNVSMFMYDSELAGQMQLEVRAFADKKLDDVAAAVAESFAKFEKEGISEKDLARIKAGQETAFYNSLSSVLGKGVQLAQGNIFANDPGYVAKEIDAILAVTTADVKRVYEKYIKGKNFVATSFVPKGKTDLALSNSKRAEVAEEPIVQGAETEVDPNVEAEYEKTPSSFDRSVEPPYGSEPQVKTPTVWEQKLSNGMRVYGIGNREVPLVQYEIVIDGGLLMEDINKVGVANLMARLMTQGTAKKTPAELEDAIEQLGASINVSAGSEAVTISVNTLARNHEATLALVEEILLEPRWDAKEFDLIKQSTIAQIRQIQANPNAIAQLRFNELVYGKENIRSRSTLGTVETVNAITLDDLKAYYAKNLSPSVARMHVVGDIDKARTVKSLAGLNSKWKAKQVTVPTVKTPAPPTESKVYFYDVPGAVQSVFRFGYPALAATDKDFYPAIVMNYILGGGGFASQLTQELREGKGYTYGINSGFSGTTVPGPFVISSGVRANVTLEAAQLVKNIVDHYPKKYSADDLATTKSFLIKSNARAFETSGAKLNMLENISKYGWRPDYVKQREQIVRDMTVERIRELSGKYLNSDRMYWLVVGDAATQMPRLKELGFGDPIKLN; this is translated from the coding sequence ATGAAAAAGACATTCTCGTTCGCCATTATTGCCGTTCTCCTTTCAACGATCGCATTCGGCCAGCAGAAACCCAGCTTCAAGATCGACTATCAGAAGTTCACGCTGCCGAATGGGCTTGATGTGGTCTTTCACATCGACCGGTCCGACCCGGTGGTTGCGGTCTCGCTTACTGCGCACGTCGGTTCGGCGCGAGAGAAGCCGGGGCGGACGGGGTTTGCTCATATGTTCGAGCATCTGCTTTTTCTCGAATCGGAAAATCTAGGCAAAGGCGGGCTCGATAAGCTCTCGGCTCGGATCGGCGGTTCGGGTGCGAACGGCTCGACCAGCCGCGATCGGACAAACTATCTGCAGACGGTGCCGAATGATGCGCTTGAGAAAATGCTGTGGGCCGAGGCGGATAAGCTCGGCTGGTTCATCAACACTGTGACCGAGCCAGTGCTCGAAAAGGAGAAGCAGGTCGTAAAGAACGAAAAGCGGCAGGGCGTCGATAACGTCCCTTACGGCCATGGGCAATATGTTATCGACAAGGCTCTCTATCCCGCCGATCATCCGTATAACTGGCAGGTCATCGGATCGCTTGACGACCTGCAGGCCGCGACGCTCGACGACGTAAAGGACTTCTTCCGCCGGTGGTATGTGCCGAACAATGTGACGCTCGTCGTCGCCGGTGACTTCGATCCGGTGCAGGCGAAAAAGTGGGTCGAAAAATACTTCGGCGAGATCAGGCGTGGCGAGGACATCACCCCGATCGAGAAGCGTCCCGGCGTTGTTAAAGAGACGGTCAAGCTGTTTCACGAAGACAACTTTGCCCGCCTGCCGGAGCTGACAATGGCATGGCCGACGGTCGAGCAGTATCATCCGGATTCCTATGCTCTCAACGTCCTGGCGACCTACCTGACGCGCGGAAAACGGGCACCTTTTTATCAGGTGATAGTCGAAGATAAAAAGCTTGCCCCGAATGTATCGATGTTTATGTACGATTCGGAACTCGCAGGGCAAATGCAGCTTGAGGTCCGGGCATTTGCCGATAAAAAGCTCGATGATGTGGCCGCTGCGGTCGCGGAGTCGTTTGCGAAATTTGAGAAAGAAGGCATCTCAGAAAAGGATCTAGCCCGCATCAAGGCCGGACAGGAAACGGCATTCTACAATTCGCTTTCGAGCGTGCTCGGCAAGGGCGTTCAGCTTGCACAGGGCAACATCTTCGCCAATGATCCGGGCTATGTCGCGAAAGAGATCGATGCCATTCTGGCCGTAACGACCGCGGACGTAAAGCGGGTTTACGAAAAGTACATCAAGGGCAAGAACTTCGTTGCGACGTCATTTGTCCCGAAGGGCAAGACGGACCTCGCACTTTCTAATTCGAAGCGGGCAGAGGTCGCCGAAGAGCCGATCGTTCAGGGAGCGGAGACCGAAGTTGACCCGAACGTAGAGGCCGAGTATGAGAAGACTCCCTCGAGCTTTGACCGCTCGGTCGAGCCGCCCTACGGCTCGGAACCGCAGGTCAAGACGCCGACCGTCTGGGAGCAGAAACTCAGCAATGGAATGCGCGTTTATGGCATAGGCAATAGGGAAGTGCCGCTCGTGCAGTATGAGATCGTCATCGATGGCGGCCTTTTGATGGAAGACATCAACAAGGTCGGCGTTGCGAACCTGATGGCCCGATTGATGACGCAAGGGACCGCTAAGAAGACGCCGGCCGAACTCGAAGATGCGATCGAGCAACTTGGTGCCTCGATAAACGTCTCGGCCGGGTCGGAAGCTGTGACCATCTCCGTCAACACTCTCGCTCGTAACCACGAAGCGACGCTCGCTCTGGTCGAGGAGATCCTGCTCGAGCCGCGATGGGATGCGAAGGAATTTGACCTGATCAAGCAGAGCACCATCGCCCAGATCCGCCAGATACAGGCCAACCCGAACGCCATCGCACAGCTTCGTTTCAATGAGCTGGTTTACGGAAAAGAGAACATTCGCTCGCGGAGCACGCTAGGTACGGTCGAGACCGTGAATGCGATCACGCTCGATGACCTGAAAGCTTATTACGCGAAGAACCTTTCGCCCTCGGTCGCCCGGATGCATGTGGTCGGCGATATCGACAAGGCCCGGACGGTCAAGTCGCTCGCCGGGCTCAATTCGAAATGGAAGGCGAAACAGGTGACGGTCCCAACTGTCAAGACACCCGCGCCGCCGACGGAATCGAAGGTCTATTTCTATGACGTTCCCGGTGCGGTGCAGTCGGTCTTTCGCTTTGGCTATCCGGCACTTGCCGCGACCGACAAGGACTTCTACCCTGCGATCGTAATGAACTACATTCTCGGCGGCGGCGGCTTTGCCTCGCAGCTGACGCAGGAACTCCGCGAGGGCAAGGGCTACACCTACGGGATAAACTCCGGCTTTTCGGGGACGACCGTGCCGGGGCCGTTCGTTATCTCGAGCGGCGTCCGGGCAAATGTTACGCTCGAGGCGGCACAGCTCGTTAAGAACATCGTCGATCATTACCCGAAAAAATACTCGGCAGATGACCTGGCGACGACGAAGAGCTTCCTGATCAAGAGCAACGCACGTGCATTTGAGACTTCCGGAGCAAAGCTCAACATGCTCGAGAACATCAGCAAATACGGCTGGCGTCCGGACTATGTAAAGCAGCGTGAGCAGATCGTTCGCGATATGACGGTCGAGCGCATCCGCGAGCTTTCGGGCAAGTATCTCAACAGCGACCGGATGTATTGGCTCGTCGTCGGCGATGCCGCCACGCAGATGCCGCGGCTTAAGGAACTCGGCTTCGGCGATCCGATAAAGTTGAACTAG
- a CDS encoding AMP-binding protein has translation MRYMISGGSALSEKVQKDLHGLGFTVLEGYGLTESSPVLTVARPGNKLLRGSVGKPLPGVEVKIENPDDNGVGEVLGRGQNVMLGYFNNDEATEAVLHDRWLRTGDLGRIDEDGNLYIVGRSKDIIIDSNGKNIYPDEIEELYSKSGFIKELSVVGLADSDGGEKIAALVVPDYEHDIARSRTEVNKRIEEHFREVAAGLPFFKRIKVMHVTPFELPRTATRKVKRPEVVAMLVALEERDRKKTKAVVDAKGDDNMLWIRKVVATVSSRPLSDVAVEDKLADLGFDSLMFVELQAAVEDAGGRVLSPDTLNEVQTVRELLTAVQRVDKSKRLADEPKVEEKKDEEEIHIPSLVRRIGNAAVDLAQETLYTKVLDTGIEGLGNVPAHVNFIVAPNHASHIDTGLVKRALGKEVAEQTVAVAAADYWFDTKYKRAYMNNFTTLVPIERTGSLRQSLRHVTRILHEGYNALIFPEGTRSLTGEIAEFKPVIGYLALNQKIGILPIYLWGTFDAYPKGMTIPKRDSIGARVGAKIGAFLSYEELRDMTKGVPNTEAYRLIAARVQHEVENMRRQAG, from the coding sequence ATGAGGTATATGATCTCGGGCGGATCTGCCCTGAGCGAAAAGGTGCAGAAAGACCTTCACGGGCTTGGGTTTACGGTGCTTGAGGGCTACGGGCTGACGGAGTCTTCGCCGGTGCTGACAGTTGCACGTCCGGGCAATAAACTTCTTCGCGGAAGCGTCGGCAAGCCGCTGCCGGGCGTTGAGGTCAAGATCGAAAACCCGGACGATAACGGCGTCGGCGAGGTGCTTGGCCGCGGACAGAATGTGATGCTCGGCTACTTTAATAACGATGAAGCGACCGAGGCCGTGCTTCACGACCGTTGGCTGCGGACCGGCGATCTCGGCCGAATAGACGAGGACGGAAACCTCTACATCGTCGGACGGTCAAAGGACATCATTATCGATTCTAACGGGAAGAACATCTACCCCGACGAGATCGAAGAGCTCTATTCCAAGTCAGGATTCATAAAGGAATTGAGCGTCGTTGGGCTTGCGGATAGCGACGGCGGCGAGAAGATCGCGGCACTCGTCGTTCCGGATTATGAGCACGACATTGCCCGCTCGCGAACGGAAGTGAACAAGCGGATAGAAGAGCATTTCCGCGAGGTCGCGGCCGGGCTCCCGTTCTTCAAGCGGATAAAGGTTATGCATGTGACTCCCTTCGAGCTGCCGCGGACGGCGACCCGAAAGGTGAAGCGGCCCGAGGTCGTCGCGATGCTTGTCGCGCTCGAGGAACGCGACCGCAAGAAGACCAAAGCGGTGGTCGATGCAAAGGGCGACGATAATATGCTCTGGATCCGGAAGGTCGTCGCGACCGTTTCGAGCCGGCCGCTCTCGGACGTTGCGGTGGAGGACAAGCTCGCCGATCTCGGCTTTGATTCGCTGATGTTCGTCGAGCTTCAAGCGGCGGTCGAGGACGCCGGCGGCCGCGTCCTCTCGCCCGATACTCTGAACGAGGTGCAGACGGTCCGCGAACTGCTGACCGCCGTTCAACGGGTCGATAAATCAAAACGGCTGGCCGATGAGCCGAAGGTCGAGGAGAAAAAAGACGAAGAGGAGATCCACATACCTTCGCTCGTTCGCCGGATCGGAAATGCCGCCGTTGACCTCGCGCAGGAAACGCTCTACACCAAGGTGCTCGATACGGGCATCGAGGGGCTGGGCAACGTCCCGGCACACGTAAACTTTATCGTTGCCCCGAACCATGCGTCGCACATCGACACAGGGCTTGTGAAGCGAGCTCTCGGCAAAGAGGTTGCGGAGCAGACCGTGGCGGTCGCGGCGGCAGATTATTGGTTTGATACGAAATACAAGCGGGCATATATGAACAACTTCACGACGCTCGTGCCGATAGAGCGGACGGGAAGTTTGCGGCAATCGCTTCGCCACGTTACCCGCATCCTACACGAGGGCTACAACGCCCTGATCTTTCCCGAGGGCACGCGTAGCCTGACCGGCGAGATCGCGGAGTTCAAGCCTGTGATCGGTTACTTGGCACTCAACCAAAAGATCGGTATTTTGCCGATATATCTTTGGGGAACGTTCGATGCGTATCCGAAAGGAATGACCATCCCGAAGCGCGACAGCATCGGGGCAAGGGTCGGTGCAAAGATAGGGGCATTTCTTTCCTATGAAGAGCTTCGAGACATGACCAAGGGCGTCCCGAACACGGAGGCGTATCGCCTGATCGCCGCCCGTGTTCAGCACGAGGTCGAAAATATGCGACGGCAAGCGGGATAA
- a CDS encoding SDR family oxidoreductase yields the protein MKLSPTEIFKGKTIFFIGGTGFVGKVTLSMLLNNFPDVGKVYATVRARDENESMTRFWTSIVTSPTFDPLREKYGEKFEEFIREKVVPVNGDVGNEYLGMSEEQAAAIMADTDVIINGAGNVTFNPPLESALRTNVVGSNNIIKLARMMKKPRVVHVSTCFVAGKRSGAIWENEPVVGYFPRKNELVGTTFDVNREVEDCARLSEQARQEADDAVQAAKFREQARKRFIEEGRDPDDEAELKSAIFRERKMWIRERTTELGAERAEYWGWTNIYTYSKSLAEQIIASQDDIVKTLVRPSIVESANQYPFAGWNEGFTTTAPLILIALRGQPIIPVNEKLILDVIPVDMVAGVIIAAAMNALVDDNPPLVFQASSGDSNPNDMKRIVGLVGLYKRQHFAEKETGSKLVNKLAGMVEAAPVKQRTYELTSAPMLNKLAKRADDLMDRATPRWGGGRIGNIVSDLKKSTEEFKRATSETMHAFAMFKPFMIDNEYLYRSDNVRALMAVVKEKEKHLLPWYPEKLDWYDYWLKVHFPGMKKWVLPTLEEELKTQERRSHTYKDLLDLFDTSTKRFPTRVAMRIERNGRKEQYTFEDVRELTLRAAGFLADKGIKPGDRVILFSHNMPEWGMTYFGILKAGATAVPIDPASSVDEIINFAKAGDVSAIVISPRLAAENPELSEKLKVAFGEVDDAGGTGVAGGDARGPVVFTFGEVFEMPDELEEAKRLALLPPKVLGNAVASLIFTSGTTGKPKAVMLSHKNFTNMVSMLSSVLDMDITDGVLSVLPMHHTFEFSAGFLTPFSNGTQITYLDDLTAEELSRAIEKGHVTGMVGVPALWEMLHRRIKTRLRERGDWIADAADSMIEFNAWIRDNTPFNLGRSSFPDPSGHGRKDEVYDLGRICPERKGAERPSRAWVYGA from the coding sequence ATGAAACTATCACCAACAGAAATATTCAAGGGCAAGACGATCTTCTTTATTGGCGGGACGGGGTTTGTGGGGAAGGTCACGCTGTCGATGCTGCTCAATAATTTCCCGGATGTCGGGAAGGTCTATGCGACCGTTCGGGCTCGGGATGAGAACGAATCGATGACGCGGTTCTGGACGAGCATTGTCACCTCGCCGACGTTCGACCCGCTGCGGGAGAAATACGGCGAGAAGTTTGAGGAGTTCATCCGCGAAAAGGTCGTGCCGGTCAATGGCGACGTCGGGAACGAATATCTCGGGATGAGCGAGGAGCAGGCGGCGGCGATAATGGCCGATACGGACGTGATCATCAACGGCGCCGGCAACGTGACGTTCAACCCGCCGCTTGAGTCGGCCCTCAGGACGAACGTCGTCGGGTCGAACAACATCATCAAGCTCGCTCGGATGATGAAAAAGCCGCGTGTCGTTCATGTTTCTACGTGTTTTGTCGCGGGCAAGCGGAGCGGAGCGATCTGGGAAAACGAGCCGGTGGTCGGTTATTTTCCGCGAAAGAATGAACTGGTCGGAACGACGTTCGACGTCAATCGAGAGGTCGAGGATTGTGCACGTTTAAGCGAGCAGGCTCGTCAGGAAGCCGACGACGCCGTGCAGGCTGCGAAGTTTCGCGAGCAGGCACGCAAGCGTTTTATTGAAGAAGGCCGCGACCCCGATGACGAGGCCGAGCTGAAATCCGCCATTTTCCGTGAACGCAAGATGTGGATCCGCGAGCGGACGACCGAGCTTGGCGCCGAGCGGGCCGAATATTGGGGCTGGACGAATATCTACACGTATTCAAAGTCGCTCGCCGAGCAGATCATTGCCTCGCAGGACGACATCGTTAAAACTCTCGTTCGCCCGAGCATTGTCGAATCGGCAAACCAATACCCTTTCGCCGGCTGGAACGAGGGCTTTACGACAACCGCTCCGCTGATCCTGATCGCACTCAGGGGCCAGCCGATAATTCCGGTGAATGAGAAGCTGATCCTCGATGTGATTCCGGTCGATATGGTCGCGGGTGTGATCATCGCGGCGGCGATGAATGCATTGGTCGATGACAATCCACCGCTCGTTTTTCAGGCCTCGTCGGGCGATTCGAACCCGAACGATATGAAACGCATCGTCGGGCTGGTCGGGCTCTATAAACGACAGCATTTTGCCGAGAAAGAGACGGGTAGCAAGCTCGTCAACAAGCTCGCCGGAATGGTTGAGGCCGCACCGGTCAAGCAGCGGACGTATGAGCTGACCTCGGCGCCGATGCTCAACAAGCTCGCCAAGCGTGCCGACGATCTGATGGACCGGGCGACGCCTCGCTGGGGCGGCGGCCGTATCGGAAACATCGTTTCTGACCTCAAGAAATCTACCGAAGAGTTTAAGCGGGCGACCAGCGAAACGATGCACGCCTTCGCGATGTTCAAGCCGTTCATGATCGACAACGAGTACCTTTATCGGTCAGACAACGTCCGGGCGTTGATGGCGGTCGTCAAAGAAAAAGAGAAACACCTCTTGCCGTGGTACCCCGAAAAGCTTGATTGGTATGACTACTGGCTCAAGGTCCATTTCCCGGGAATGAAGAAGTGGGTGCTGCCAACGCTCGAAGAAGAGCTCAAGACGCAGGAGCGGCGGTCGCATACTTACAAGGACCTGCTCGATCTTTTCGATACTTCGACCAAGCGGTTCCCGACGCGGGTTGCGATGCGGATCGAGCGTAACGGCCGCAAGGAGCAATACACATTTGAGGACGTCCGCGAGCTCACGCTCCGTGCCGCGGGTTTTCTTGCCGATAAGGGCATTAAGCCGGGCGATCGCGTCATTCTTTTCTCGCACAATATGCCCGAGTGGGGAATGACCTATTTCGGCATTTTGAAGGCGGGTGCGACCGCAGTCCCGATCGACCCGGCGAGCTCGGTCGATGAGATCATTAATTTTGCAAAGGCGGGCGATGTCTCGGCGATCGTGATCTCGCCGAGGTTGGCGGCGGAGAATCCTGAGTTGAGCGAAAAGCTCAAAGTCGCGTTCGGCGAAGTTGATGACGCCGGAGGAACCGGCGTTGCAGGCGGGGACGCCCGCGGTCCAGTCGTGTTCACGTTCGGTGAAGTTTTTGAGATGCCGGATGAGCTTGAGGAAGCGAAGCGGCTCGCGTTGTTGCCTCCTAAAGTGCTCGGCAATGCGGTCGCGTCGTTGATCTTTACTTCCGGCACGACCGGCAAGCCAAAGGCCGTGATGCTCTCGCACAAGAATTTCACGAACATGGTCTCGATGCTCTCGAGCGTGCTCGATATGGATATAACGGACGGCGTTCTCTCCGTTCTGCCGATGCACCACACGTTCGAGTTCTCGGCCGGATTCCTGACGCCATTTTCGAACGGCACGCAGATCACGTATCTTGATGACCTAACCGCAGAGGAGCTTTCGCGGGCGATCGAGAAAGGCCACGTCACGGGAATGGTCGGCGTTCCGGCTCTTTGGGAGATGCTTCATCGCCGCATAAAAACGCGCCTCCGCGAACGCGGTGATTGGATCGCCGACGCGGCGGACTCGATGATCGAATTCAACGCCTGGATCCGCGACAACACGCCGTTCAACCTCGGCCGATCGTCTTTTCCCGATCCATCAGGGCATGGGCGGAAAGATGAGGTATATGATCTCGGGCGGATCTGCCCTGAGCGAAAAGGTGCAGAAAGACCTTCACGGGCTTGGGTTTACGGTGCTTGA